The sequence CTCCGCCGGACCGAGCTCAGGCGCCGCGGCCCGATAGCCGGCGATCCGCTGCTGCAGCGTGCGGACCCGGGCGATGCTTCGCTCGAGCGCCTCAGCCGCCAGCTCGCCGCGGGCTAGCCCGCCCACGATCGCCTCGGCGGCCGCCTCGAAGATTGCCACATCGTCCCGCCCGCCGGTGGTGCCCAGGCAGAGCAGATCGGCCCCGGCTTGCAGCGCCCGCACGCAGGCCGCGCCGATCCCGTCAGCATCGGCCAAGCTCACCGCCTGCATATCCAGTGCATCGGTGACGATCACCCGGTCCTCCCCGCCAGGCAGGCGGCGGGCCAGCGCGGTGACCGCCGGTTCCAGGCTCGCTGGCTTCGGTCCGAGGGCGGGGATGTGCAAGTGCCCGGTCATCACCGCATCCAGTCCCGCCGCGGCCGCTGCTTCGAACGGTGGCAGGTCACGATCAGCGAGCACCTGCTCGCTGATGTCCAGCCGCGGCAGCTCCAGGTGGGAGTCGGTGGTGGTGGCGCCGTGGCCCGGGAAGTGCTTGGCGCAGCCGGCCACTCCCCCGGCATGCAGTCCGGCCAGGAACGCCACACCGTGCCGGGAGACCTGGTCAGCATCGGAGCCGTACGAGCGCACTCCGATCACCGGGTTGGTCGGCTCGCTCGCCACGTCCAGCACCGGCGCGAGGTCCAGGTCGATGCCGGCGGCCCAGACCAGGGCACCGAGCGCCGCGCCGGCGCGCTCGGTCAGGTCCAGATCGTCGGCCGCTCCGAGTGCTCCGGCGCCGGGCAGCGCCGAGCCCGAGGCGGCCTGCAGCCGGGACACGTCCCCGCCCTCCTCGTCCACGGTGATCAACACCGGGCCCGCGGCGTGCACGGCATCAGTGAGCGCCCGGGTGGTGGCGATGTCGGGGGCGTTCTGCGCCACCAGCATCACGCTGCCCAGGCCTTCAGCGGCAGCGTCGAGCAGCCAGTCCGGTGCGGTGGCGCCGTTGAAGCCCGGCATCAGCACCCCGAGGGCCAACTGCCGGGGCGAGCGGGGTGATCCAGCGGACGACGGCGGCGTGGTGGTTCTGTGCATAGCACCCATCATGCTAGGTTCGGTAACTCATTGACCAGCCGGGGACGCATTCCGTAATCTGCTTACGTCCCAAGGGGGAAGACACTGTGGGGAGAAGTCAGTGACGCACCCGTCGCCACGGACCGGACTGAGCCGCGTGCTGGAGAACCCGAGCCTGATCGGAACCGGCCCGATCGCGCTGTGCGGCAACTACACCGCGGTCACCGAGGACCTGCGTCGCGGTGTGGACGCCCTCGTCGACGCCGGACTCCCGGTGCGCTGTCTGCTCACCCCGGAGCACGGCTACTGGGGCGCGGTCCAGGCCGGGGAGAGCGAGGGGGATGGCCGGGACGAGCCGACCGGACTGCCGGTGCTGGACACCTACCAGGTCAGCAGCCCGGAGCTGGACGCGATGCTCCAGCGCACCGGTACCGAGCAGATCGTTCTCGACCTGCAGGACATTGGCACCCGGTTCTACACCTACACCTGGACGCTGTTCGACCTGCTCTGCTCCGCCGCCCGCACCGGCCACCGGGTGGTGGTCCTGGACCGGCCGAACCCGCTCGAAGGCCGGGTGGCCGGGCCCGGGCTCGCGCCGAGCTGCGCGAGCTTCGTCGGCCGGGTCTCCATCCCGCTCCAGCACGGCCTGACCATCGGGGAGCTTGCCCGCTGGTTCAACGCCGTGCACGTACCCGAACACACCGGCACCTCGGCCGACCTGGACGTCATCACCACCGGGGGCCACCGGGACGCACGCGGGGATCAGCCGTGGGTGCTGCCCTCACCCAACATGCCCGCCCCGGATACTGCCGTGCTCTACCCGGCGACCGGACTGCTGGAGGGCACCACGCTGTCCGAGGGCCGGGGCACCACCAAACCGTTCGAGCTGTTCGGTGCCGGCTGGACCGACGCCCGGCTCGCCGCCGCCCTGGCCGAGCAGGAGCTGCCTGGCGTGCTGGTGCGCGAGGCGGTCTTCGCGCCGATGTTCTCCACGTGCGCCGGCCAGCGAGTGCATGGCGCGCAGCTGCACCTGATCGACCGCGAGACGTTCGACCCGGTCCGCACCGGCCACACTCTGCTGGCCACCATCGCCGATCTCTACCCCGACCAGCAGCTCTGGCGGGAGGCCAACGCCGGGCGGCCGCCGTTCCTCGATCTGCTCTGGGGCAGCCCGGCGCTGCGCGAGGGCATCGACGCCGGCCACTCGCTGGCCCAGATCCTCGCCGTCAGCCCGGCCACGCCCACGCCCCCTGCCGACGCTCTGCTCTACTCCCCCGACACCCGAGACCCGGAGGCACCTGCGTGACATCCAGAACCATCCTCGCCGTCGGCGGGCACATCGGCGATATGGACCTCGCCGCCGGTCCGCTGCTCGCCCAGAACGCGCTCGACGGCGGACGGTCCGTGCTCCTCGCCCTCACGCCGGGCGAGCGGGGCCACCCACGCCTGAGCGTGGCCGAGTACAAGGAGCAAAAGATCGCCGAAGCGCACGCCTTCGCTGCCGGAATCGGCGCCGAGGTGATCGTCTACGACGACCTCTCCGACGGGTTCCTGCACTGCACCGACGAGCTGGCCGCCCGGCTCGCCCGGGACATCCGCACCATCGGCCCGGACCTGCTGCTCGCACACTGGGGCCGCAGCATGCACACCGACCACGAACAGGCCAGCCTGCTCGCCGAACGGGCCCGGTTCCTCGCCGGACTGCCCGGGTGGGAGGAGGACCCCGACGCCACTGACGGCCCCGGCCGCCGGCACGGGGTAGGCCAGCTGCTCTACACCGAGAACTGGGAGGACGCCGAGGGTTTCGTCGCCACCCGGTACGCCCCGGTCTCGGAGCAGGCCCGGAACCTCTGGCACGAGGCGATCAGCGGCCAGGCCTTCGCCCGCGGGGAGACCTACGGCTTCCGCTACATCGACTACTACGGCGCGCAGCTGATCACCCGGGGCTGCCTGACCCGGGCGAGCTACGCCGTCGCCCTGGCCGATTCCGGCCACCGGCTGCGGGAGGTGTGAGCCGATGACCACCACCTACCGCAGCCACCGCAGCGGCGATGCAGCAGCACTGGCCGCACTCACCACCGTCGCGATGCCGCAGGATGCGGTCGATACCGACTGGTTCACCGAGAACGTGCTCCTGGACGCGGGCTTCCAGCCCGAGGGGCTGATCATCGCAGAGCACGACGGCGCACCGATCGGTTTCGTCTACGCGGTCACCACCGCGGGAGCTGCTCCGCGCGAGGACGCCCCCGGCGGCTGGCTCACCATCGGCTGCGTACACCCCGACCACCGCGGCCGCGGCGTGGGCACCGAGCTGCTCGAACGCGCCGGCCGGTACCTGCACGATCGAGGTGCCGCCTGGGTGAACGTGGCCGCCTATGCCCCCGCCTACTTCGTGCCCGGACTGGACGCTGTCGCCTACCCGGAGGCAGCCCGGCTGCTGGACCGGCACGGCTTCACTCGTCTCTACACCGCAGCGGCGATGTCGATGGAACTGAGCACCTACCGCACACCCACCGAGGTGCTCGACCTGGCCGAGCAGCGCGAGGCCGAGGGCTACCAGCTCGGCCCGGCCGCCCCGGACGACCTGCCCGAGGTGCTCCAGTTCGCCGGTGACCACTTCGCCCCGGACTGGGCCCAGGCGGTGCGCGACGCTGTGCTCCGGCACGGCCACCTGGAGCGGCTGCGGATCGTCCGTGGCCCGCAGGGGATCGCTGCCTTCGCCATCTACGGCGCCTATCGGGGGCTGCGGGAGCGGTTCGGGCCGTTCGGGGTGGACGAGTCCCTGCGCGGCACCGGACTGGGCAAGATCCTGCTGCACCACACGCTGACCGCGATGCGCGCCGAAGGGGCGCAGAGCGCGTGGTTCCTCTGGACCGGAGAGGAATCCCCTGCCGGTCACCTGTACCGGCGCACCGGGTTCACCGTGACACGTCGCTTCGACGTGCTGCGGCGCGAACCTGCCCATCTACCCACCCAGACCACGAGGGAGAGGTCCGTATGAGAGTCCGACGACTCACCACCGCGGCCGCCGCACTCACCGGCGCCGCACTGATCCTCACCGCCTGCTCCGGCGGCGGGGACGGTTCCGGCGGTTCCGGCGGCGAAGGAGGTGAGGTCCAGCCGCTGACCATCCACGCCAACTCCTCGAACAGCTACCAGCGCAACTTCAACCCGTTCTCCACCAGCGTGCTGCACGGGGCACGCGGGATGATCTACGAGCCGTTGGTTGCCTCCAGCCCACAGTTCGAGGAGCCGGTGCCCTGGCTGGCCGAGAGCGTGGAGTTCAACGACGACGGCACGGTGATGACGTACACGCTGCGCGACGGAGTCACCTGGTCCGACGGTGAGGAGTTCAACGCCGAGGACGTGGAGTTCACCTTCACCATGTTCGTGGACCAGCCGGCCACGAACCTGTCCGCGCTGGACGTGGTCGGGGCCACCGCCACCGATGACCTCACCGTGGAGATCGAGTTCTCCGAGCCGATGTTCGCCTTCGAGCACGCGGTGGGAAACTCACTGATCGTACCGGAGCACATCTGGTCCGAGATCGAGGACCCGATAGAGACCACGAACGAGGAGCCGGTCGGCACCGGCCCGTTCCTGCTGGAGGACTTCGAGCAGCAGCTGTACACGATGACCAAGAACGAGGACTACTGGGCCGCGGACGAGGTCGAGGTGGAGCAGCTGCGCTACCCGGCGAACACCGACCAGACGTTCACCACCAGCCTGCAGGCCGGGGAGATCGACTGGTCCGGCGGCTTCGTGGCGAACATCGACGACATCTTCGTGGCCCAGGACCCGGAGAACCGCGGCTACTGGTACCCGGGCGGCGGGCTGGTCAGCCTCACCCCGAACACCCAGGAGGCACCGTTCGACGACCCGGAGCTGCGCGAGGCGCTCAGCCTGGCGATGGACCGGGACCAGATCTCCGAGGTGGCGATGCAGGGGTACACCCCCGCCGCCCACCCGACCGGTCTGCCGCAACCGGCCTACCAGGACTCGCTCAGCGCCGACTACGCCGACGCGGCCTTCGCTCGGGACGTGGAGGCTGCCAACCAGATCCTCGATGACGCCGGCTATGAGAGGGGTGCGGACGGGGTGCGCACCACCCCCGACGGCGAGGCGATGTCCTACCCGCTGGAGATCCCCTCGGACTGGGTGGACTGGGTCACGATCAGCCAGCTGCTGGTGGAGCAGTACGCCGAGGTCGGTATCGAGATCGTGCCGCAGGGTGTCTCCTTCGAGGCCTGGGTAGAGACCCGGAACTCGGGCAACTTCGCCCTGACCATCTCCGCGACCGCGATCGGGCAGAGCCCGTTCGACATGTACCGGTCGATGATGAGCTCGGAGTACGCCAGCGACGGTGCGGTACGGCAGAACTTCAGCCGCTTCTACAACGACGACGCCGACGCAGCGCTGGACGCGTACGCCGGTACCGACGACGAGGCGGAGCAGCAGGCCGCACTGGACTCGCTGGAGCAGATCATGGTGGAGCAGCTCCCGCTGGTCCCGATGATCCAGTCGCCGAACTGGTTCCAGTACACCAGCGAGCGCTGGGAGGGCTGGCCCACCGAGGAGAACCCGTACGCCTTCGGGGCTCCGTTCCAGAACCCGGACATCATGCTGGTGGTCCGGAACCTCACCCCGGCGCAGTGACCGCCGGCGCGGGTGCCGGCCCACACCGCCGGTCGGCACCCGCGCTCAACCCAGAGAGAGCCTCCGCGTGAAGTATCTGCTGCGCAAGATCGCGCTGTACGCGTTCATCGCCTGGGCGGCGGTGACGCTGAACTTCCTCATCCCCCGGCTGATGCCCGGGGACCCGGTGACGCTGCTGATCGAACGCACCGAGGGGCGAATCAGCCCCGAGGCGATGGCGGCGATCGCCGAGAGCTACGGCATCACCGACGCTCCGTTGCACGAGCAGTACTGGACGTACCTGCAGAACCTGTTCGCCGGTGACCTGGGGCTCTCGATCGGGTTCCACCCCACTCCGGTGGCCGAGATCGTCATGGGTGCGCTGCCGTGGACCCTCGGCCTGGTGGGCGTCACCACCATCATCAGCTTCTTCGTCGGCACCGGGCTGGGGGTGGTGCTCGCCTGGCGTCGCGGCTCCTGGACCGACCACGCGCTGCCCACGCTGACCTTCCTGAACGCGGTGCCGTACTTCTGGATGGCGCTCATCCTGGTGCTGCTGCTCTCGGTGAACGCAGACATCTTCCCGGTCGCCGGCGCCTACGACGTGTCCGTCGACCGCGCCTGGAGCTGGGAGTTCATCTCCTCGGTGCTGTACTACGGCACGCTGCCGGCGATCACCATCGTGATCGCCTCGTTCGCCGGCTGGGTGCTGAGCATGCGGAACATGACCGTCACCGTGCTCGGCGAGGACTTCGTCACGATGGCCGAGGCCAAGGGGCTGCCGAAGCGGATGGTGCTGGTCAACTACGCCGCTCGGAACGCAATCCTGCCGTCGGTGACCGGGTTCGCGCTGGCGCTCGGCGCCGTCGTCGGCGGCTCGATGCTCACCGAGGTGATCTTCAACTACCCCGGAGTTGGCTACACGCTGTTCCAAGCAGTGCAGAACCAGGACTTCCCGCTGATGCAGGGCCTGTTCCTGATCATCTCCCTGGCGGTGATCGTGGCGAACCTGCTCGCCGACATCGTCTACATCTTCCTCGACCCGCGCACCCGTCAGGAGGCCTGAGGTATGCGACTGCGATCCTGGCTGCCCACGTCCGGCAAGGTGCTCGCCGGACTGATCATCGTGATCTTCTTCGCCCTGGTGGCGATCGTCGGGCCGATGCTCACCCCGTACGGGCCGCGCGCCAGCGGCGGGGAGATCCTCGCGCCGCCCTCGGCCGAGCACTGGCTCGGTACCACCCAGACCGGACAGGACGTGTTCGCCCAGTTCGTCTACGGCTCCCGGGTATCCCTCGCGGTCGGTGTGTTCGCGGGTGTGGTCTCCCAGGTGGTGTCCATCCTCATCGGGGTGGTCGGCGGGTACTTCCGCGGCCTGGTGGACGATCTGATGTACATCCTCACCGCGGTGTTCCTGGTGATGCCAGGAATGCCGCTGCTGATCGTGCTCACCGGCTACCTGCCCTCCCGCGGAATGGTCTCGGTGGCAGTGGTCATCGCGATCACCTCCTGGGCTGGATCGGCACGGGTGCTGCGCGCGCAGACCATGTCGCTGCGCCGGCGCGACTTCGTCGAAGCGGCCCGCGCCACCGGCGAGTCCCGGGTGCGGATCATCGTCAGCGAGATCATGCCGAACGCGCTACCGCTGATCGCCTCGGGCTTCCTGTTCTCGGTGATCGCCGGCATCCTCTCCGAGGCCGGCCTGTCCTTCCTCGGTCTCGGTTCGCTGACGTCCACCAGCTGGGGCTCGATGCTCTACTTCGCCCAGAACGCCCAGGCGTTCCTGATCGGGGCGTGGTGGTGGTTCGTCCCACCAGGTCTGGCGATCGCGGTGATCGGCGCCGGACTGGCGCTGATCAACTTCGGCATCGACGAGTACGCCAACCCGCGGCTGCGCACCGGGAAGAGCCGCGCCAAGGCTGCTCCCGTCCCGCTCGCCGGTGCGACCGCCGGTGAGGCCGCCACCGCCAAGACGGCCGCCGAGGCGATCACGTCCCCCGATGCCCCCTCCGACGTGCTCCCGGTACCCGAGGCCCAGCCGCAGATCCGCACCGGGGGCAGCGAGGGGGAACCGGTGATCGAGGTGCAGCACCTGGTGGTGGACTACGCGACCGCAGAAGGGCGCGTGCACGCGGTCCAGGACGTCTCCCTGACGCTGCGCCGCGGAGAGCTGCTCGGCCTGGCCGGAGAGTCCGGGAGCGGCAAGTCCACGCTCACCAACGCGATCACCCAGCTGCTACGCCCACCGGCGGAGGTGACCAGCGGTTCGATCACCTACCACCGGGAGATTCGGGCCACCGGCAAAGCGCCGAAGCGGCAGGAGGTGGACCTGCTGCACCTGCCTGCCGAGGAACTGCGCCAGTTCCGCTGGACCGAGCTCTCGATCGTGTTCCAGAGCGCGATGAACGCCCTGAACCCGGTGATGCGCGTCTCCGCCCAGTTCGACGATGTGCTCCGGGTGCACCGGCCACAGATGCGACCGGCGGCCAGGGCGGAGCTGGCCCGCACGATGCTCACCAAGGTGGGCGTCGATCCCGACCGGATCACCGCTTACCCGCACGAGCTCTCCGGCGGGATGAAGCAGCGGGTCGCGATCGCGATCGCGCTGGTCTGCGACCCGGACGTGATCGTGATGGACGAGCCGACCACAGCACTGGACCTGCTGGTACAGCGGGAGGTGCTGGACCAGGTGATGGCGCTGCGGGACGAGTTCGGCTTCGCGATCATCTTCACCACTCACGATCTCGCCCTGCTGCTGGAAGTCTCCGACACGATCGCGGTGATGCAGCGCGGGCGGCTGGTGGAGTACGGCGCCGCGACCGACGTCTACACCGACCCGCGGCACCCGTACACGCAGGCACTGCTGCGTTCACTCTCTGACCTTGGAGCGCTGGTATGACGGGTAGAAGCGATACCGCCGAGGAGACCACGACGGCCGGGACCGGCGCCGAGGTCGTGCTCGAGGCACGAGAGCTGGTGAAAGACTTCGCCGGGCGGCGGCGTGGGCTGCGGCGCGAGCAGATGCGCGCCGTCGACCGGGTCTCGCTCCAGCTCCGGCGGGGCGAGGTCACCTCGCTCGTCGGCCAGAGCGGCTCGGGGAAGAGCACCGTCGGCCGCATCCTCGCCCAGCTGATCCCGCCGACCTCGGGGGAGATCCTGCTGCACGGTGAGCCGGTGGCGGCTACCGGCGGCCGGGCGTTCATCCGGTACACCGGCACCGTGCAGATGACGCTGCAGGATCCGTTCGCCTCGCTCAACCCGGTGCACCGGGTCAGCCACGTGCTCGGCCGCGCCCTGGCGATCCACCACGGTGCCCGGCGCAAGGACGAGGTGGAGGCGAAGAGCCTGGAGCTGCTCCGCAAAGTGGAGCTGAACCCCGCCGAGCAGTACCTGCACCGGTTCCCGCACGAGCTCTCCGGCGGTGAGCGCCAGCGGGTGTCCTTCGCCCGGGCACTGGCCGCCGAGCCCCAGGTGCTGCTGGCCGACGAACCGGTGTCCATGCTGGACGTGACCATCCGCAAGGAGATGCTCGACCTGCTCGACGCTTTACGCCGCAGCGAGAACCTCGCAGTGCTGTACATCACACACGATCTGGGCTCGGCACGTGCCTACTCCAGCCAGACCCTGGTGATGTACCACGGCGTGGTGGTCGAGCGCGGCAGCAGCGCAGCGGTGATCGACGAGCCACAGCACGAGTACACCCGGCGGCTGCTCGCCGCAGCCCCGAACCCCCAACGGCGTCTGGCCGGCTGAGAGGCGCAAGGACATGACGCACAGCAAGCAGCAGAAGCTCCGGTTGGCCACGCTGGCCACCGAGCGGGTGGACGAGCAGTACCGGGACCTGGACCGGCGGACCGCCCGGGAGGTGCTGACGGCACTCAACGACGCCGAGGCGCAGGTGCCGATCGCGGTGAGCGCGGTCCTCGACGAGCTGGCGCTCCTGGTGGAGGCGGTGGCCGAGGGGATCCGCAGCGGCGGGCGGCTGGTGTATGTGGGAGCGGGCACCTCCGGTCGGCTCGGGGTGCTGGATGCCGCCGAGTGCCCACCCACGTTCCACGTCTCTCCGGAGACGGTGCAGGGCCTGATCGCCGGCGGCCGGGGGGCGGTCTTCACCGCGGTGGAGGGGGCGGAGGATTCCACCGAGCAGGGTGTCGCGGACATCGAGCGACTCGGCATCCAGCCAGAGGACACGGTGGTCGGGATCGCGGCGAGCGGTCGCACCCCGTACGTGCTGGCCGCAGTGGCCGCGGCCCGGAAGGCCGGTGCGCGCACGGCCGGGATCGCCTGCAACACCAATTCTGCGCTGGGCGCCGCGGTGGACCACCCGTTGGAGGTGGAGGTCGGTGCCGAGGTGATCGCCGGTTCCACCCGGTTGAAGGCGGGCTCGGCCACGAAACAGCTGCTGAACATGCTGTCCACAGCGGTGATGGTGCGGATCGGCAAGACGTACCAGAACCTGATGGTCGATCTGGCGGTCACCAACGCCAAGCTGCGGGACCGGGGGGAACGGCTGCTGGTGCGGATCACCGGCTGCGAGCGGGCCGAGGCGGCGCGTGCACTGCGCGCCGCCGGTGACCGGATCCCGGTGGCCGCCGTGATGATCGCCCGGCAGGTCGACCGGGAGGCCGCGGAGGTGCTGCTCGCCAGCCACGGCGGCCGGCTCGCTCCGATCCTGGACGGCGACTGATCCTCAGCCGGTGCGGGCCAGGCCGGCGAGCTCGGCGCGCAGCCGCTCGACGGTGAACGACTCCCGGCGCGGGTGCACCCGGTTGGACAGCAGCACACTGACCAGCTCGCGGCCCGGGTCGATCACCACAGCGGTGCCGGTGAAGCCGCTGTGGCCGAGCGGGCCGGCCTCGGTGCTACCGGTCAGCGACTCCTGCCCGAGCCGGAACCCGATCGCCTGGTCGTAGCCGATCCGCGCCGTCTCGGCAGCGGTGAGCGTACCGGTGCGCAACAGGGTGCGGCTGGTGTCCCCGAGCAGGCCGTGGGCACCGGTGCGTACCTCCTCCGCGAACCGCAGCAGGTCGGCAGGTGTGGAGAAGATCCCGGCGTTCCCGGCCCCGCCGAGTGCCCATGCGGTCTCGTCGTGCACCTGGCCGCGGACCAGACCGCGCGCTGGGTCGTGCTGGTACTCCGTGGCCGCTACCGGACGGCCGGGCGGTGGTGTGTACCCGGTATCGGCCATCCCGAGCGGGCCGGTGACGCAGGTCTGCACCAGTTCGGGCAGCGGGCGGCCGGTGCGGCGCTCCAGCAGCAGCCCGAGGGTCAGGTAGCCGACGCAGGAGTACTCGTGCTGCTCCCCCGGTGCCCGGAGCAGCGGGGTCCGCAGGATCTGCCCTGCGAGCTGGTCACGGCTGCCGCGGCGTCGCCACAACGGCAGCACCGACGGCAGGCCGGCGGTATGGGTGAGCAGGTGCCGCGGCAGTACCCGGGCACGATCCGGATCGCTGGCGGCGAACTCGGGCAGGTCCTCGGCCACCGGGCGGTCCAGGTCGAGCACTCCTGCCTCGGCGTGGGCCAGCACGCAGACGGCGGTGAACAGCTTGGTCACCGAGGCCACGTCCCAGAGCTGGTCCGGCCGCACCGGCTCACGCTCGGGCTCGGGGAGCAACCGGCCATCCGCGGCGAACGCCACCGCCCAGCCCGAGTGCGCCTGGGCGAGCACCTCGCCCCGGTGGGCGATCAGCGCCGCTGCCCCCGGCGCGCCGTCGACCGGTTCGGCCTGCCCGGGTGGGGTGGCTATCGCCGCTGAGGTGGCGCCGTCGAGCAGGTCCTGCAGGCGAGCCTGCAGCGGTGTCCCGGTACTCACTCTGTCCGCTGGTGCACGGCGTCGTAGGTGCCGCGCAGGGCGTCCGCGGTCTCGGCCATCCGGCGTTGCGCAACGGCGACGAAGATGCAGTCCACCACGAGCAGCTGGGCGGTGCGCGAGGCCATCGCCCCGGACCGGAAGGTGGCCTCCCGGACTGTGGTCTGCAGGACCAGATCGGCGGTCCTGGCCACCGGCGAGGAACCGACGTTGGTCACCGCCACGGTGGTCACGCCTCGTTCCCGGGCGGCAGCCAGGAACGTGACCACCTCGGCGGTGCTGCCCCGGTGGGAGAAGCCCACGGCCACGTCTCCCGGTCCCATCAGGGCGATCGAGGTGAGCGCGTCGTGCCCGTCGGAGAAGCTGTAGGCGGTGCGACCGATCCGGAACAACTTGCGGTGCAGGTCGGCGGCGCTCCACCCGGAGCCACTCACCCCGTACAGCGAGATCCGGGAGGCGCCCTCGATCGCGTCCACCACCCGGCCGAGCTCGCCGAGGTCCAGGCTCTCGATGGTCTCCTCGATGCACAGGCTCTCGGTGTAGCGGATGCTGTCCACGAGCTCCTCCAGGGTGGAGGAGGCGGAGATGTCGGCGACGTAGTTCCCCTTCGTCGACCGGTGCGCCCCGTCCCGCCCGATCTCGGTGGCCAGCTGCACCCTCAGCTGCACGAACCCGTTCAGGCCGAGCGCGCGGCAGAACCGGACCACAGTGGTCTCCGAGGTCTGGCAGCGGCGGGCCAGGTCGGTGATGGTGCCATCCAGTACCCGCTGCGGATCGGCGAGCACCTCCTGGGCCACTCTGCCGATCGACGGCGGAAAGGTCGCCAGCGTCGCCTGGATCCGGGACTGGATGCTCATCGTTGTCGCCCTCCTGCAGCTGCCGGTCCTCGTCCGGCCAGCGTATCGGCTAGCGGGTCAGAGCAGGTCTGCTCTCAGCTCCGCTGCCGAACGGGGCGAGAGCAGCCCGGGCGGGACGTCGAACAAGGTGAGCGCCCCGTGCCGGCCGGAGGCGGCGAGCCGGTGGGTGGCGCGGGCATAGGCGACCAGCACACTGGCGGTGAAGCCGGGGTTGTCCCCCAGGGTGAGGCCGAACTCGATCAGCTGCCGATTGCTCTCGCCGGTCTCACCGCTGCGCAGCACGAACCCACCGTGCGGCATCCCGGTGTGGTCCCGGGCGAGCTCCTCGCCGGTGATGAAGTGCACGGTGACGTCATACGGCTCAAAGTAGTGCGGCATGGTCACGATCGCCTCGTGCACCTCATCGGCGTCGGCGCCCTCGGCGAGCACGACGAAGCACTCCCGGGTGTGCGCCTCCCGGGTGGGCAGGTCCGGGTTCTCGCCGCGGCGCACCGCGTCCACCGCCTCGGCCGCCGGCAGGGTGTACTGCACGCCGGCCGCGACCCCGGGCACGCGGCGCAGGGCGTCCGAGTGGCCCTGGCTCACCCCCCGACCCCAGAACGTGTAGGTCTGCCCAGCCGGCAGGATCGCCTCGCCGAACATCCGGTTCAGGGAGAACAGGCCCGGGTCCCAACCGGTGGAGATCAGCGCGGTGGTGCCAGCCGCCTGGGCGCGGGCGTCGACGGCGGCGAAGTACTCCGGGATCTGCGCGTGCGTGTCGTAGGAGTCCACGGTGTTGAACGAGCCGGCCAGCTCCGGTCCCTGCACCGGCAGGTCCTCCTTGGAGCCCCCGCAGAGGATGAGGACGTCGATGTCCTCGGTACGCGAGCTCAGGGTGTCCCAGGCGAATACCTGGGTCTGGGATCGCTGCGCGCGCACAGTGGCCGGATCGCGGCGGGTGAAAACCCCCACCAAGGACATATCCGGGTTCTGCGCGAGCGCGGCCTCCACGCCGCGGCCGAGGTTGCCGTATCCCGCGATGCCGATGCGGATGGTCTCGCTCACCTATTGCCTCTTCCTGACGTTCTGTGCGTGACTGGTACCCCGCCGTCGGCAACGTACACCACACCGGCAGCGAATGAACGAGGCGACCACACGTTGGAGGAACGATGAGCGAGGACATCCTGAGCACGCTGCCGGCACC is a genomic window of Ruania zhangjianzhongii containing:
- a CDS encoding ABC transporter permease, which gives rise to MKYLLRKIALYAFIAWAAVTLNFLIPRLMPGDPVTLLIERTEGRISPEAMAAIAESYGITDAPLHEQYWTYLQNLFAGDLGLSIGFHPTPVAEIVMGALPWTLGLVGVTTIISFFVGTGLGVVLAWRRGSWTDHALPTLTFLNAVPYFWMALILVLLLSVNADIFPVAGAYDVSVDRAWSWEFISSVLYYGTLPAITIVIASFAGWVLSMRNMTVTVLGEDFVTMAEAKGLPKRMVLVNYAARNAILPSVTGFALALGAVVGGSMLTEVIFNYPGVGYTLFQAVQNQDFPLMQGLFLIISLAVIVANLLADIVYIFLDPRTRQEA
- a CDS encoding dipeptide/oligopeptide/nickel ABC transporter permease/ATP-binding protein; this translates as MRLRSWLPTSGKVLAGLIIVIFFALVAIVGPMLTPYGPRASGGEILAPPSAEHWLGTTQTGQDVFAQFVYGSRVSLAVGVFAGVVSQVVSILIGVVGGYFRGLVDDLMYILTAVFLVMPGMPLLIVLTGYLPSRGMVSVAVVIAITSWAGSARVLRAQTMSLRRRDFVEAARATGESRVRIIVSEIMPNALPLIASGFLFSVIAGILSEAGLSFLGLGSLTSTSWGSMLYFAQNAQAFLIGAWWWFVPPGLAIAVIGAGLALINFGIDEYANPRLRTGKSRAKAAPVPLAGATAGEAATAKTAAEAITSPDAPSDVLPVPEAQPQIRTGGSEGEPVIEVQHLVVDYATAEGRVHAVQDVSLTLRRGELLGLAGESGSGKSTLTNAITQLLRPPAEVTSGSITYHREIRATGKAPKRQEVDLLHLPAEELRQFRWTELSIVFQSAMNALNPVMRVSAQFDDVLRVHRPQMRPAARAELARTMLTKVGVDPDRITAYPHELSGGMKQRVAIAIALVCDPDVIVMDEPTTALDLLVQREVLDQVMALRDEFGFAIIFTTHDLALLLEVSDTIAVMQRGRLVEYGAATDVYTDPRHPYTQALLRSLSDLGALV
- a CDS encoding ABC transporter ATP-binding protein, translated to MTGRSDTAEETTTAGTGAEVVLEARELVKDFAGRRRGLRREQMRAVDRVSLQLRRGEVTSLVGQSGSGKSTVGRILAQLIPPTSGEILLHGEPVAATGGRAFIRYTGTVQMTLQDPFASLNPVHRVSHVLGRALAIHHGARRKDEVEAKSLELLRKVELNPAEQYLHRFPHELSGGERQRVSFARALAAEPQVLLADEPVSMLDVTIRKEMLDLLDALRRSENLAVLYITHDLGSARAYSSQTLVMYHGVVVERGSSAAVIDEPQHEYTRRLLAAAPNPQRRLAG
- the murQ gene encoding N-acetylmuramic acid 6-phosphate etherase; its protein translation is MTHSKQQKLRLATLATERVDEQYRDLDRRTAREVLTALNDAEAQVPIAVSAVLDELALLVEAVAEGIRSGGRLVYVGAGTSGRLGVLDAAECPPTFHVSPETVQGLIAGGRGAVFTAVEGAEDSTEQGVADIERLGIQPEDTVVGIAASGRTPYVLAAVAAARKAGARTAGIACNTNSALGAAVDHPLEVEVGAEVIAGSTRLKAGSATKQLLNMLSTAVMVRIGKTYQNLMVDLAVTNAKLRDRGERLLVRITGCERAEAARALRAAGDRIPVAAVMIARQVDREAAEVLLASHGGRLAPILDGD
- a CDS encoding serine hydrolase domain-containing protein, producing the protein MSTGTPLQARLQDLLDGATSAAIATPPGQAEPVDGAPGAAALIAHRGEVLAQAHSGWAVAFAADGRLLPEPEREPVRPDQLWDVASVTKLFTAVCVLAHAEAGVLDLDRPVAEDLPEFAASDPDRARVLPRHLLTHTAGLPSVLPLWRRRGSRDQLAGQILRTPLLRAPGEQHEYSCVGYLTLGLLLERRTGRPLPELVQTCVTGPLGMADTGYTPPPGRPVAATEYQHDPARGLVRGQVHDETAWALGGAGNAGIFSTPADLLRFAEEVRTGAHGLLGDTSRTLLRTGTLTAAETARIGYDQAIGFRLGQESLTGSTEAGPLGHSGFTGTAVVIDPGRELVSVLLSNRVHPRRESFTVERLRAELAGLARTG
- a CDS encoding MurR/RpiR family transcriptional regulator; its protein translation is MSIQSRIQATLATFPPSIGRVAQEVLADPQRVLDGTITDLARRCQTSETTVVRFCRALGLNGFVQLRVQLATEIGRDGAHRSTKGNYVADISASSTLEELVDSIRYTESLCIEETIESLDLGELGRVVDAIEGASRISLYGVSGSGWSAADLHRKLFRIGRTAYSFSDGHDALTSIALMGPGDVAVGFSHRGSTAEVVTFLAAARERGVTTVAVTNVGSSPVARTADLVLQTTVREATFRSGAMASRTAQLLVVDCIFVAVAQRRMAETADALRGTYDAVHQRTE